Proteins co-encoded in one Synechococcus elongatus PCC 6301 genomic window:
- the modB gene encoding molybdate ABC transporter permease subunit has translation MSLLTPLWVSLKVALSSTLVVLGVGTLAGYQMSRYRGRSRSLIEGCLIAPLIMPPTVVGFILLMVLGKSSVIGQFLARYDLQIIFTTTGAAIAASIVAFPLMYRAALGAFEQIDALLLDAARLDGASEVEVFFCIALPSAWPGILAGTVLTFARALGEFGATLMVAGNIPGQTQTMPMAIYFAVEAGQTQEAWFWTVIILGTAYCGIVAVNAWQALR, from the coding sequence TTGAGCCTTCTGACCCCCCTGTGGGTTTCCCTCAAAGTCGCTCTCTCATCAACCCTAGTTGTGTTGGGAGTTGGGACCTTAGCGGGCTATCAGATGAGTCGCTATCGAGGGCGATCGCGATCGCTGATTGAGGGTTGTTTAATTGCACCGCTGATTATGCCGCCAACGGTCGTCGGCTTTATTCTATTGATGGTGTTGGGAAAGAGTAGTGTGATCGGGCAGTTTCTTGCTCGTTATGATTTGCAAATTATTTTCACGACTACCGGAGCTGCGATCGCAGCTAGTATTGTTGCTTTCCCATTAATGTATCGAGCGGCTCTGGGAGCATTTGAGCAAATTGATGCCCTCCTTCTCGATGCGGCTCGCTTGGATGGAGCTTCAGAGGTAGAAGTGTTTTTCTGTATTGCCCTGCCTTCAGCCTGGCCTGGCATCCTAGCAGGAACAGTGCTGACCTTTGCACGGGCCTTGGGTGAATTTGGAGCAACGCTGATGGTTGCTGGGAATATCCCCGGTCAAACACAAACGATGCCGATGGCCATCTACTTTGCAGTGGAAGCGGGTCAAACTCAAGAAGCTTGGTTTTGGACAGTGATCATTTTGGGTACGGCCTATTGCGGCATTGTTGCTGTCAATGCTTGGCAAGCCTTACGCTAG
- a CDS encoding TOBE domain-containing protein, with translation MPRKDQGWITFQLPSAEQQLLENYCEQTQRSKTDVLRELVRSLPSASTPSNSAPTSPASHHQPVSQDGPRPMRVSARNVFTAVIRQIQMGQVNAEVLLEIAPNVTVVSVITRASVEGLQLQVDQEAYTMIKSSDVMVALED, from the coding sequence ATGCCGCGCAAAGATCAGGGCTGGATTACCTTTCAGCTACCCAGTGCTGAGCAACAACTTTTAGAGAACTATTGCGAACAGACTCAACGATCTAAAACCGATGTTTTGCGTGAACTCGTGCGATCGCTGCCATCAGCTTCAACGCCTTCCAATTCTGCACCGACGTCACCAGCCTCCCATCATCAACCAGTCAGTCAAGACGGACCTCGACCGATGCGGGTCAGCGCTCGCAACGTCTTTACTGCTGTCATTCGCCAGATTCAGATGGGTCAGGTGAATGCAGAAGTTTTGTTAGAAATTGCACCAAACGTCACAGTCGTTTCTGTCATCACTCGGGCTTCTGTCGAAGGGCTACAACTACAAGTCGATCAGGAGGCCTACACCATGATCAAATCCAGCGATGTGATGGTTGCCCTGGAA
- a CDS encoding succinate dehydrogenase/fumarate reductase iron-sulfur subunit, whose translation MPSAVLDLKFKIWRQASAQATGQFKTYALQQASADLSLLEALDSLNEQLITQGEDPIAFDHDCREGICGSCGFLVNGQAHGPLAGTSVCQLYLRHFQSGDCLTLEPWRAQAFPLVKDLVVDRSALDRIIQAGGYCSVNTGNAPEANAILISQAEAAQAFDAAVCIGCGACVAACKNASASLFTAAKLAHLSLLPQGQPERSQRVLNLVTQMEAEGFGSCSSLLECQAVCPKEISADWISRMQRQYWQALWQQR comes from the coding sequence ATGCCCAGCGCTGTTCTCGACCTGAAATTTAAGATTTGGCGGCAGGCATCTGCGCAAGCTACAGGTCAGTTCAAAACCTATGCGTTGCAGCAAGCCTCCGCCGATCTATCTCTGCTGGAGGCTCTCGACTCTTTGAATGAGCAGCTAATTACTCAAGGGGAAGACCCGATCGCTTTCGACCACGATTGTCGAGAGGGAATTTGTGGGTCCTGTGGATTTTTGGTGAATGGGCAAGCCCATGGGCCACTAGCCGGTACCAGTGTTTGTCAACTCTATCTGCGTCACTTCCAGTCTGGCGATTGTCTGACGCTAGAACCTTGGCGGGCTCAGGCGTTCCCCTTGGTTAAAGACTTAGTTGTCGATCGTAGTGCTCTCGATCGCATCATCCAAGCAGGAGGATACTGCTCGGTCAACACGGGGAATGCACCTGAGGCCAACGCAATTTTGATTAGTCAGGCGGAGGCTGCTCAAGCCTTTGATGCCGCCGTTTGTATTGGTTGTGGAGCTTGTGTCGCTGCCTGTAAAAATGCTTCTGCCAGCTTGTTTACTGCAGCTAAACTGGCGCACTTATCGCTGCTCCCCCAAGGGCAACCCGAGCGATCGCAGCGCGTCTTAAACCTCGTTACCCAGATGGAAGCAGAGGGCTTTGGCAGTTGCAGCAGCCTCTTGGAATGTCAGGCCGTTTGTCCCAAGGAAATCTCCGCCGACTGGATCAGCCGTATGCAACGTCAATACTGGCAAGCCCTCTGGCAGCAACGTTAA
- the modA gene encoding molybdate ABC transporter substrate-binding protein, which produces MGAQRWRYGLLAGLVAIACTIGFPPFLSLLAPQLSPPAKGSELLVAAAASLQNPLQEITTLESVDAPKMTVRYTFAASGALQRQIEQGAPIDVFISAAQKPMQLLQKQGLVLPETQTELLTNQLVLIVPKIADSNITSFQDLLKPTIQRLAIGEPRSVPAGQYAIEVLQNLGILDQLQSKLVLSNNVKAVLTAVETGNVDAGIVYLTDAQGSNQVIVTCTADPELHSHIIYPVAVLRSSQSIPQAKQYLKFLKGELAQAVFKRYGFGVPAA; this is translated from the coding sequence ATGGGTGCTCAGCGCTGGCGATATGGTCTGCTTGCGGGACTTGTAGCGATCGCCTGCACCATTGGATTTCCACCCTTTTTGTCCCTCCTTGCCCCTCAGTTATCTCCGCCTGCGAAGGGGTCGGAACTCCTTGTGGCGGCAGCGGCTAGTTTGCAAAATCCCTTGCAGGAGATTACGACACTCGAGTCTGTCGATGCTCCCAAAATGACAGTTCGCTACACCTTTGCAGCCTCTGGAGCACTACAGCGACAGATTGAACAAGGCGCACCGATTGATGTCTTTATTTCTGCTGCCCAAAAGCCTATGCAGCTTCTGCAAAAACAAGGCTTAGTTTTACCAGAGACTCAAACAGAACTGCTCACGAATCAACTGGTTTTAATTGTTCCTAAGATTGCCGATAGCAATATCACGTCTTTTCAAGACCTCTTAAAACCGACTATTCAGCGCCTTGCGATTGGCGAGCCTCGGAGTGTTCCTGCTGGCCAGTATGCGATTGAAGTCTTGCAAAACCTTGGCATTCTTGATCAACTGCAGTCCAAGCTTGTACTCAGCAATAATGTCAAAGCAGTGTTGACAGCCGTTGAGACCGGTAACGTTGATGCTGGGATTGTTTATCTCACGGATGCACAAGGCTCTAATCAAGTCATTGTGACTTGCACGGCAGACCCAGAGCTACACTCGCATATCATTTACCCTGTTGCAGTCCTTCGATCGAGTCAATCCATTCCTCAAGCCAAGCAATACCTCAAATTCCTCAAGGGTGAGCTTGCGCAGGCAGTTTTTAAACGCTACGGATTTGGAGTCCCAGCTGCTTGA